A part of Myxococcus landrumus genomic DNA contains:
- the tnpA gene encoding IS66 family insertion sequence element accessory protein TnpA, whose translation MKRHLGADAWRRLVLELEESGQTHKEFAAAKAISVSTIQFWLYKLRREAVRASAPPVLLPVEVVDSTALSARRGGASACGPPALLEAALPSGVVLRFPAGTDIAYLRAVLAGLG comes from the coding sequence ATGAAGAGACACTTGGGAGCCGACGCATGGCGGCGGCTGGTGTTGGAGCTGGAGGAGAGCGGGCAGACGCACAAGGAGTTCGCGGCGGCGAAAGCCATCTCGGTGAGCACGATCCAGTTCTGGTTGTACAAGCTGCGCAGAGAGGCCGTGCGAGCGAGCGCTCCTCCCGTGCTGCTGCCAGTAGAGGTAGTAGACTCGACCGCGCTTTCAGCGCGGCGGGGAGGGGCCTCCGCATGCGGCCCACCGGCCTTGCTGGAAGCCGCGCTCCCCTCGGGAGTCGTGTTGCGCTTCCCAGCGGGGACGGACATTGCGTACCTGCGTGCGGTCCTGGCGGGGCTGGGTTGA
- a CDS encoding DUF3800 domain-containing protein, with protein MPTYEIFVDEAWTQGAASPAELKRYWCFYGGIFGTSSDVDRLDTQLRRVFAKFGVKKDEAKWSSLGPDNRQFYQELVDCLFDAIERGEVAFRQMFYDRAYVRIPSNSSEDAASPLDVQYKLCYQFLKHAFGLKFLPRSPHGQRNEILVRLDNHSSQKHQDRLAQFAQDLPRILDRPDLDVRLTYHRSSQVPRIQICDLMIGAAGSYGNKMHEKREPKQRGMKPKQRIRHDFAKYIYNRLRAIDAAQRGSKAFNWFETTGRGSDWSSLLRHKVRIWKFKPQHYQTDAGWHNDHLDKYGNYQGERLLPVATIPYFDEPAFTDED; from the coding sequence ATGCCCACCTACGAGATTTTCGTCGATGAGGCCTGGACTCAGGGGGCAGCGAGTCCGGCCGAACTCAAGCGCTACTGGTGCTTCTACGGGGGCATCTTCGGAACGTCATCTGACGTGGACCGGTTGGACACTCAGTTGCGTCGAGTGTTTGCAAAGTTTGGTGTGAAGAAAGACGAAGCGAAGTGGAGTTCGCTTGGCCCTGATAATCGGCAATTTTACCAGGAGTTGGTCGATTGTCTATTCGATGCAATTGAGCGCGGAGAAGTTGCGTTCCGCCAGATGTTCTACGACCGCGCATACGTTCGCATACCATCAAACTCGTCCGAAGATGCAGCCTCTCCGCTCGATGTGCAGTATAAGCTTTGTTATCAGTTCTTGAAGCATGCGTTCGGGCTCAAATTCCTTCCACGCAGTCCACACGGACAGAGGAATGAAATTCTTGTTCGCCTAGACAATCACTCAAGCCAGAAGCACCAGGATCGACTTGCGCAGTTTGCGCAAGACCTGCCGCGCATTCTTGATCGTCCTGACTTGGATGTTCGTCTTACTTATCACAGAAGCAGTCAGGTGCCTCGGATTCAGATATGTGACTTGATGATCGGTGCCGCTGGCTCCTATGGGAACAAAATGCATGAGAAGCGAGAGCCGAAACAGCGGGGAATGAAGCCGAAGCAGCGCATTCGGCACGATTTTGCGAAATACATCTACAACAGGCTTCGGGCTATTGATGCAGCACAGCGCGGTTCCAAGGCATTTAATTGGTTCGAGACTACTGGTCGTGGTTCGGACTGGTCGAGCCTATTGAGGCATAAAGTGCGAATTTGGAAGTTCAAGCCGCAGCACTATCAAACTGATGCGGGTTGGCATAATGACCATCTCGACAAGTATGGCAACTACCAGGGAGAAAGACTTCTCCCTGTGGCGACAATCCCGTACTTCGATGAGCCTGCATTTACTGATGAGGATTAG
- the tnpB gene encoding IS66 family insertion sequence element accessory protein TnpB (TnpB, as the term is used for proteins encoded by IS66 family insertion elements, is considered an accessory protein, since TnpC, encoded by a neighboring gene, is a DDE family transposase.), which yields MLLLPRAVRIHLAAEPVDMRKSIDGLFVHVQRVLVADAYSGHLFVFVSKRRDKVKVLAWDGGGFLLLYKRLEAGRFRMPDVAHDATSVQLDSTQLAMLLDGIDVSRVRRPVQWQPPEQPAESQGTTARR from the coding sequence GTGCTCCTGCTGCCGCGTGCCGTCCGCATCCACCTGGCCGCTGAGCCGGTGGACATGCGCAAGTCCATCGATGGCCTCTTCGTCCACGTGCAACGAGTCCTGGTGGCGGACGCGTACTCCGGCCACCTCTTCGTCTTTGTCAGCAAGCGGCGAGACAAGGTGAAAGTGCTGGCCTGGGACGGCGGAGGATTCCTGCTTCTGTACAAGCGACTGGAGGCGGGCCGCTTCCGGATGCCTGACGTCGCGCACGACGCCACGTCGGTGCAGCTGGACTCCACGCAGTTGGCCATGTTGCTCGACGGCATCGACGTCTCTCGGGTACGTCGGCCGGTCCAATGGCAGCCGCCCGAGCAGCCAGCCGAGTCCCAGGGCACCACGGCTCGGCGGTGA
- the tnpC gene encoding IS66 family transposase has protein sequence MDHHCPWREEAEELRERLTTLEQQVATLTRTVFGKKSEKLPPPAEELRKEAPRDEKAQAEAALLKRRERAGVKKELPSRTVFHPVPREHQRCPRCHGTDFHALRPGRPSVLYEYIPGRFEKQVHVRETLVCACGESLVTAMGPPRVAEKTGYGSGFIAHLVTSKCADSLPLHRLEKALAREGLPVARSTMTDLFHRAATELAPVSDCLLKKVATQQVVQADETPLKVQAPEKTRTGYLWTFLSEEESSHDSLIAYCFSPTRAGTTPMEVLGDSHGCLVVDAYTGYNRVTTPDGRTRVGCWAHVRRRFFEARPHPAAQEMLKLILQLYRVEAAVKEAGLAGTSSHLAMRKEQSSQALAAIRSWLEENQPLHPPRGPLGTAISYTLGQWDALTRFVDDVRLPLDNNASERALRVAALGRKNFLFVGHDRAGRNLAGLYSLVATCSANGINPREYLSDVLLRVQYHPASRLDELLPGPWGRRLAANTS, from the coding sequence ATGGACCACCACTGCCCGTGGCGCGAGGAAGCCGAAGAGCTTCGTGAGCGACTGACGACTCTCGAGCAGCAGGTCGCGACGCTCACCCGCACCGTCTTCGGCAAGAAGTCGGAGAAGCTACCGCCGCCCGCGGAGGAGCTGCGCAAAGAGGCTCCGCGCGACGAGAAAGCCCAGGCGGAGGCCGCGCTCCTGAAGCGTCGCGAGCGTGCGGGCGTGAAGAAGGAGCTGCCGTCGCGCACTGTCTTCCACCCAGTCCCCCGCGAGCACCAGCGGTGCCCCCGCTGCCACGGGACAGACTTCCACGCGCTGAGGCCGGGCCGGCCGAGCGTCCTGTATGAGTACATCCCGGGCCGCTTTGAGAAGCAGGTGCACGTACGAGAAACCCTCGTCTGCGCGTGTGGCGAGAGTCTCGTGACGGCCATGGGGCCACCCCGCGTCGCCGAGAAGACGGGCTACGGCTCCGGTTTCATCGCCCACCTCGTCACTTCGAAGTGCGCCGACTCCCTGCCTCTGCACCGACTTGAGAAGGCTCTCGCGCGTGAGGGACTCCCGGTGGCCCGCAGCACCATGACGGACCTCTTCCACCGCGCCGCCACGGAGCTGGCTCCTGTCTCCGATTGCCTGCTCAAGAAGGTGGCCACGCAGCAGGTGGTGCAGGCAGACGAAACGCCCCTGAAGGTGCAGGCCCCGGAGAAGACGAGGACGGGCTACCTCTGGACGTTCCTCTCGGAGGAGGAGTCCTCGCACGACTCTCTCATCGCCTACTGCTTCAGCCCTACCCGCGCTGGCACCACGCCCATGGAGGTCCTCGGGGACAGCCATGGCTGTCTCGTGGTGGACGCGTACACCGGCTACAACCGGGTGACGACGCCAGACGGCCGCACGCGCGTCGGGTGCTGGGCCCATGTCCGCCGCCGCTTCTTCGAGGCTCGTCCCCATCCGGCCGCGCAAGAGATGCTGAAGCTCATCCTCCAGCTCTACCGGGTGGAGGCCGCCGTGAAGGAGGCGGGACTGGCAGGGACTTCCTCCCACCTGGCCATGCGCAAGGAGCAGTCTTCCCAGGCGCTGGCCGCAATCCGCTCCTGGCTCGAGGAGAATCAGCCTTTGCACCCACCTCGCGGCCCGCTGGGCACGGCGATTTCCTACACGCTTGGTCAATGGGACGCGCTCACGCGCTTTGTCGATGACGTGCGGCTCCCCTTGGACAACAACGCCTCGGAGCGAGCCCTGCGCGTCGCGGCCCTCGGACGGAAGAACTTTCTGTTTGTCGGACATGACCGCGCGGGCCGCAACCTCGCGGGTCTCTACTCGCTCGTCGCCACCTGCTCGGCGAACGGCATCAATCCGCGCGAGTACCTCTCCGACGTCTTGCTTCGCGTGCAGTACCACCCGGCAAGCCGCCTGGATGAACTCCTGCCAGGTCCCTGGGGTCGTCGCCTCGCCGCGAACACCTCCTGA